CTGGAAGGACAGGTGGCGGAAACCGCGGTCCCGTCCCACGAAGCCGGCGACGAAATCGTCCACCGGTGCCCGGAGGATTTCCTCCGGGGCGGCATACTGGGCGAGCCTGCCGCCGGTGGCGAAGACCGCCACCTTGTCGCCCAGGATAGTGGCTTCGTCAATGTCGTGGGTGACGAAGACGATGGTTTTGGACAGGTCCTGCTGCAGCCGCAGCAGTTCCTCCTGCAGCTCCGCACGGACCACCGGGTCCACGGCACTGAAGGGTTCGTCCATCAGCAGCACGGGCGGATCGGAGGCGAGGGCCCGGGCCACGCCCACCCGTTGCTGCTGGCCGCCGGACAGCTGGGCGGGATACCGGTTCCCGAGGGTCGGATCCAGCCCGACGACGTCGAGCAGTTCCGCGGCGCGGCGCCGCGCGTCCCGCCGCGGGGTACCGTTCAGGCGCGGAACCGTGGCCACGTTGTCCAGTACGGTCCGGTGCGGCAGCAGGCCCGAGGACTGCATCACGTAGCCCATGGATCGCCGCAGCTGGGCGGCCTTGACGGTGGAGATGTCCACGCCGTCCACTTCGATGCTGCCCGACGTCGGCTCCACCATCCGGTTGATCATGCGCAGCGAGGTGGTTTTTCCGCAGCCCGACGGGCCCACGAAGACGGTGATGGATCCGCGCTCGATATCCAGGTCCAGGTTCCGGACCGCCGGTGCGGCATCACCGTAGGTCTTGGTCACCGCCCGGAACCGGATCATCGGCGTGCCGGGTGTGGCGTCCTGCGTGCCAGCGGCAATACCGGAATGCGGGCCGGACTGCCGCGTGGAGGAATCGGTGCGGTCAGGGGTAGCGGGGTCTGGCGGCGGGGTCATGGTGCATGCCTTCCGTGGGGATGCC
This window of the Arthrobacter sp. zg-Y919 genome carries:
- a CDS encoding ABC transporter ATP-binding protein — encoded protein: MIRFRAVTKTYGDAAPAVRNLDLDIERGSITVFVGPSGCGKTTSLRMINRMVEPTSGSIEVDGVDISTVKAAQLRRSMGYVMQSSGLLPHRTVLDNVATVPRLNGTPRRDARRRAAELLDVVGLDPTLGNRYPAQLSGGQQQRVGVARALASDPPVLLMDEPFSAVDPVVRAELQEELLRLQQDLSKTIVFVTHDIDEATILGDKVAVFATGGRLAQYAAPEEILRAPVDDFVAGFVGRDRGFRHLSFQDGTAVPVHPVQVIAAERLPDPAARVDGSWALCVDADGAPLGWVPADRRDAITGTSGLVPGGSLYPEGTSLRRALDAALSSPSGLGVAVDADGRVTGVVQAAEILGLIEAARLQRTGS